The following are from one region of the Salvia hispanica cultivar TCC Black 2014 chromosome 1, UniMelb_Shisp_WGS_1.0, whole genome shotgun sequence genome:
- the LOC125200873 gene encoding probable ubiquitin-like-specific protease 2B isoform X2, translating to MRETRKLNCNGKQGNSICKTGDRRRPNPTGCGNTRRLPLAAFSRHEILTESKGMKSPSKSLDVFDFKEEDELTEMTVRKFTPEFGCPRALNAENYDAKTPELSPVLQNDFVSLGQAAAIKEVESGIISSNVEYGSSPGAPLEDHSNDSFPASSCNVKSVCLASDAINSMDQRSPYDNNASSDGPSPDCFDGGDLDGEREGIDFYADYLDYRGSQYMDSVVSFSKSYVEARSRTIHEDFHIHMEIDDIVKIESQWSAQIEAGTINIYFFAKDVAQVESDDVHNASAVSRVQELQFPAVDPNWYQKLEAIESLDDRYKALWNVLLDTGVDSSLRGREDWMLTRSYFPKFERPFEEVIYPKGDPDAVSISKRDVDLLQPDTFVNDTIIDFYIKYLKTRQNVDERTKFHFFNSFFFRKLADMDKDPSSAFDGRAAFQRVRKWTRKVNLLEKDFILIPVNYNLHWSLIVICFFGEVVSYKDRDDESGRVPCILHMDSLRGTHSGLKDLMQSYLWEEWKERQKGTCEDLHSKFRNLKFVPLEVPQQQNSFDCGLFLLHYVELFLEEVPANFNIYKITPSLNFLQEDWFPPAEPTIKRTHIETLISGLLDSKSEECLASGGSGMHSPEDLNDTHGFDNAIQFAVKSPPPLDGFPESSLCEVGQGIELTLLPTSSARSTQCTKTSGLVLKELFKQESTPESFVDAPWEALESKASMFELKSPASFPEYVYQQAEVKATCFATTELAKQIFQHPDDVTPEATMFPYQSEDYRPEAVYQPTPVDADSIPVAYQPTPVDADSIPVASCRDSGALLNGDGLADIRAPNGNSFFMENFSEHRQEANQSHNHTLPDVFESGDRLNAVECESPDLIRYPNNQVDPPLPHSNSSPGSAEQGNDGVGREWVSVSAEEQHAAKRMRISPSGDGEELNDNLSKDLNL from the exons ATGAGAGAGACGAGGAAATTAAATTGCAACGGCAAACAAGGAAACTCAATTTGCAAAACCGGAGATCGCCGTCGACCAAACCCTACCGGCTGCGGTAACACTCGCCGCCTACCTCTCGCCGCTTTCTCAAG ACATGAGATCTTGACAGAATCAAAAGGAATGAAGAGTCCAAGCAAATCTCTCGACGTGTTTGACttcaaagaagaagatgagCTGACAGAAATGACCGTCAGAAAATTTACTCCCGAGTTTGGGTGTCCTCGGGCCCTTAATG CGGAAAATTATGATGCGAAGACGCCAGAACTAAGCCCTGTTCTACAAAATGATTTTGTTAGCCTTGGACAAGCTGCCGCAATTAAAGAAGTTGAATCCGGAATTATTTCTTCCAATGTGGAATATGGCTCAAGCCCCGGTGCCCCTCTAGAGGATCATTCAAATGATTCATTTCCAGCGTCTTCATGCAAT GTTAAGTCTGTTTGCTTGGCTTCAGATGCCATTAACAGCATGGATCAAAGATCACCATATGATAATAATG CTTCTTCTGATGGACCATCACCTGACTGTTTCGATGGTGGGGATTTG GATGGTGAGAGGGAGGGAATTGATTTCTATGCTGATTATCTGGATTACCGGGGTTCACAATATATGGATTCTGTGGTAAGCTTCTCTAAAAGTTATGTTGAAGCTAGAAGCAGAACCATCCATGAAGattttcatattcatatgGAAATTGATGATATTGTCAAAATAGAGTCTCAGTGGAGTGCTCAG ATTGAGGCTGGTacaatcaatatatatttctttgCAAAAGATGTAGCACAAGTTGAATCTGATGATGTCCACAATGCTTCAG CTGTATCAAGAGTCCAAGAGTTGCAATTTCCAGCTGTTGATCCTAACTGGTACCAGAAACTTGAAGCAATTGAATCTCTGGATGACAGATATAAGGCACTTTGGAATGTCCTACTTGA CACTGGAGTGGATTCTTCTTTGAGAGGAAGGGAAGATTGGATGCTCACGAGAAGCTACTTTCCCAA ATTTGAAAGGCCTTTTGAAGAAGTGATTTATCCAAAAGGTGACCCTGATGCTGTTTCCATAAGTAAGAGAGACGTAGATCTGCTACAACCAGATACATTTGTTAATGATACAATCATAGACTTCTACATTAA ATATTTGAAAACTAGACAAAATGTGGATGAGAGAACTAAGTTCCATTTCTTCAATAGTTTCTTCTTTCGAAAGCTGGCTGACATGGACAAAGATCCATCCAGTGCTTTTGATGGCAGGGCAGCTTTCCAGCGTGTTCGTAAATGGACAAGAAAAGTAAATTTACTAGAAAAGGATTTCATTTTGATTCCTGTCAACTACAA TCTCCATTGGAGTCTTATTGTAATTTGTTTCTTTGGCGAAGTTGTGAGCTATAAAG ACCGGGATGACGAGTCGGGAAGAGTGCCTTGTATATTGCATATGGATTCTTTGAGAGGAACTCATTCTGGTCTTAAAGATCTCATGCAAAG TTATTTATGGGAGGAGTGGAAAGAAAGGCAAAAAGGAACATGTGAAGATCTTCATTCCAAATTCAGAAACTTAAAATTCGTACCACTTGAG GTACCGCAGCAACAAAATTCATTTGATTGTGGACTTTTCTTGCTTCACTATGTAGAGCTCTTTCTCGAGGAAGTTCCCGCTAACTTCAATATCTACAAGATCACACCATCCCTTAACTTT CTCCAGGAAGATTGGTTTCCTCCTGCTGAACCCACCATCAAAAGAACTCATATTGAAACATTAATTAGTGGTTTGCTTGACTCCAAATCTGAAGAATGCCTGGCATCTGGTGGGAGTGGTATGCACTCCCCTGAAGATCTGAACGACACTCATGGCTTTGACAATGCCATTCAGTTTGCCGTAAAATCTCCCCCTCCTTTGGATGGATTTCCTGAGAGCTCGCTATGTGAGGTTGGCCAGGGAATTGAGCTGACTTTACTGCCTACTTCATCTGCAAGAAGCACCCAATGTACCAAAACTTCAGGATTGGTTTTAAAGGAGTTGTTTAAGCAAGAATCTACTCCAGAATCTTTTGTTGATGCACCATGGGAAGCTTTAGAAAGCAAAGCATCTATGTTTGAGCTTAAAAGCCCTGCTTCTTTTCCAGAG TATGTCTATCAACAGGCAGAAGTGAAAGCTACGTGTTTTGCGACCACAGAGTTAGCCAAACAAATCTTCCAGCATCCAGATGATGTCACCCCAGAAGCAACTATGTTTCCCTACCAATCCGAAGATTATAGACCAGAGGCAGTTTACCAACCCACACCAGTGGATGCCGACTCAATTCCAGTGGCTTACCAACCCACACCAGTGGATGCCGACTCAATTCCAGTGGCATCATGCCGTGACTCTG GAGCACTGCTTAATGGCGATGGTCTTGCCGACATCAGAGCCCCAAACggcaattcatttttcatggAGAATTTCTCAGAGCACCGCCAAGAAGCTAACCAGTCGCACAATCACACCCTCCCAGATGTATTTGAGTCTGGTGACAGGTTGAATGCTGTTGAGTGTGAAAGCCCAGATCTAATTCGCTACCCCAACAATCAAGTCGACCCACCCCTGCCGCACTCTAACTCTTCGCCCGGGTCAGCTGAGCAGGGTAATGATGGTGTCGGGCGAGAATGGGTTTCAGTATCAGCGGAAGAGCAGCATGCTGCAAAAAGGATGCGAATCAGCCCGAGTGGTGATGGAGAAGAGCTTAATGACAATCTGTCGAAGGACCTTAATTTGTAA